Proteins encoded together in one Corynebacterium liangguodongii window:
- a CDS encoding MaoC/PaaZ C-terminal domain-containing protein — translation MSEYTVLPAVPELDAVMNRIKLGILPIVGTSHVADSDPTSRLEVQGVRVDPTRLADYVRATGLRLGNEVPPTYFFVVTFPVVMELMSRADFPFAPTGAVHVANEITQSRALRVDESYTVRSRGENLRPHRKGLLIDMVTEVYAEGESSDEPVWSQVSTFLGQGQKFAKSAPVALKTRGLDDARQLPSPTLPESTSSAQLKVTAATVRDYVEASGDKNPIHTSNLGAKVFGFPGIIAHGMYSAAAVLGILEGKLGGALRYRVEFYKPVVVPARAAEWAIADDGGVAIQLRGASKPEKLHLNARVDYL, via the coding sequence ATGAGCGAATACACCGTTTTGCCCGCCGTCCCCGAGCTCGACGCGGTGATGAACCGCATCAAGCTGGGCATCCTGCCCATCGTGGGGACCTCGCACGTCGCCGATTCTGACCCGACCTCCCGCCTTGAGGTCCAGGGGGTGCGCGTCGACCCGACCCGCCTCGCCGACTACGTGCGCGCCACCGGCCTGCGCCTTGGCAACGAAGTTCCCCCGACGTACTTCTTCGTGGTCACCTTCCCCGTCGTCATGGAGCTGATGTCGCGGGCCGACTTCCCGTTTGCCCCCACCGGCGCGGTGCACGTTGCCAATGAGATCACCCAGTCCCGCGCCCTGCGCGTCGACGAGTCCTACACCGTGCGCTCCCGCGGCGAGAACCTGCGCCCGCACCGCAAGGGCCTGCTCATTGACATGGTCACCGAGGTCTACGCCGAGGGCGAGTCTTCCGACGAGCCGGTCTGGTCGCAGGTCTCGACCTTCCTCGGCCAGGGCCAGAAGTTTGCCAAGTCCGCCCCTGTCGCGCTAAAGACGCGCGGGCTTGACGACGCCAGGCAGCTGCCCTCCCCCACACTGCCCGAATCGACCTCGAGCGCCCAGCTGAAGGTCACCGCCGCGACCGTGCGCGACTACGTCGAGGCCTCCGGGGACAAAAACCCGATCCACACCTCCAACCTCGGCGCGAAGGTGTTCGGCTTCCCCGGCATCATCGCCCACGGCATGTACTCCGCCGCGGCGGTGCTCGGCATCCTCGAGGGCAAGCTCGGTGGCGCGCTGCGCTACCGCGTCGAGTTCTACAAGCCCGTCGTCGTCCCGGCGCGCGCCGCCGAGTGGGCGATCGCGGACGATGGCGGCGTGGCCATCCAGCTGCGCGGCGCCTCCAAGCCGGAAAAGCTCCACCTCAACGCGCGGGTTGATTACCTCTAG
- a CDS encoding DUF4191 domain-containing protein: MANPKDKAAAKAAKQEERAAKRAKRKDTRGQLVQAFNLQRKRDKALIPLMVLSVVGVAALFFLIGLLFNGQWFMLVMGLIAGAILAMIIFSRRLERSMYEEVGNTPGAAAWTLENMRSTLGIVWLTKPAVAANQHMDTVHRVVGNPGVVLVGEGDPARLKQLMNREHKRVNRLLAGVPIHEVYVGDGEGQTHVRDLQKTLLKLPKNYRKDDVYTMSAKLDAMDARTRPGQPAGLPGGPLPRGAQSMSGMNRKMRRMQERKGK, translated from the coding sequence ATGGCAAACCCCAAGGATAAGGCGGCCGCGAAGGCGGCGAAGCAGGAAGAGCGCGCCGCGAAGCGCGCGAAGCGCAAAGACACCCGCGGGCAGCTCGTGCAGGCTTTCAACCTGCAACGCAAGCGCGATAAGGCGCTCATCCCGCTGATGGTCTTAAGCGTCGTCGGCGTCGCAGCCCTGTTCTTCCTCATCGGCCTGCTCTTTAACGGCCAGTGGTTCATGCTCGTCATGGGGCTTATCGCTGGTGCGATTCTCGCCATGATCATCTTCTCCCGCCGTCTCGAGCGCTCCATGTACGAGGAGGTCGGCAACACCCCGGGCGCTGCGGCGTGGACGCTGGAGAACATGCGCAGCACCCTCGGCATCGTCTGGCTGACCAAACCCGCAGTCGCGGCCAACCAGCACATGGATACCGTCCACCGCGTGGTGGGCAACCCCGGAGTCGTGCTCGTCGGCGAGGGAGACCCCGCCCGCCTCAAGCAGCTGATGAACCGGGAGCACAAGCGCGTCAACCGCCTGCTCGCAGGCGTGCCCATCCACGAGGTCTACGTCGGCGACGGCGAGGGGCAGACCCATGTGCGGGACCTGCAGAAAACGCTGCTGAAGCTGCCGAAGAACTACCGGAAGGACGACGTCTACACGATGTCCGCGAAGCTCGACGCGATGGACGCGCGCACCCGCCCCGGCCAGCCCGCCGGGCTGCCCGGCGGCCCTCTGCCGCGCGGCGCGCAGTCGATGTCCGGAATGAACCGCAAGATGCGCCGCATGCAGGAGCGCAAGGGCAAGTAG
- a CDS encoding RDD family protein, translating to MPDTHPRTVQPYPGEGLGLPASGPGAQASVARRAGAVAIDWALCWAIAGFTRLYTDALGDTATLTYFLWIGLGLICGWLFARTPGMMALGMGVARVDRPGERVGLWRAAVRIALTAFVLPAAMVDGGGRGMHDRATGTTVIYS from the coding sequence ATGCCTGATACTCACCCCCGGACCGTGCAGCCCTACCCCGGCGAGGGCCTGGGGCTGCCCGCCAGCGGCCCCGGCGCGCAGGCCTCGGTGGCGCGCCGCGCCGGCGCGGTGGCGATCGACTGGGCGCTGTGCTGGGCGATCGCGGGATTTACCCGGCTCTACACGGATGCGCTCGGTGATACCGCGACGCTGACGTACTTCCTGTGGATCGGCCTCGGGCTCATCTGCGGCTGGCTTTTCGCCCGCACGCCGGGGATGATGGCGCTGGGCATGGGCGTGGCCAGGGTTGATCGCCCGGGAGAGCGCGTCGGGCTGTGGCGCGCGGCGGTGCGCATCGCGCTGACCGCCTTCGTCTTGCCGGCCGCGATGGTCGATGGCGGCGGCCGCGGTATGCACGATCGCGCTACCGGCACGACCGTGATTTATAGCTAG
- the glnA gene encoding type I glutamate--ammonia ligase: MAFQDIDDVKKFISDENVEFVDVRFTDVPGTEHHFSIPASAFDEDVIEEGLAFDGSSIRGFTTIDESDMTLMPDLATAKLDPFRAVKTLNVKFFVNDPFTHEPFSRDPRNVARKAEEYLASTGIADTCFFGAEAEFYLFDSVRYETQGHTQFFEIDSEEGWWNRGAEAELDGSPNLGYKTRLKGGYFPVAPYDKTVDVRDAMTLNLAKAGFDIERFHHEVGTGGQQEINYKFNTMLHAADDLQDFKYIVKNTATQFGKVATFMPKPIAGDNGSGMHAHQSLWKDGEPLFYDESGYGGLSDIARYYIGGLLHHAPAVLAFTNPTLNSYHRLVPGFEAPINLVYSQRNRSAAIRIPITGANPKAKRIEFRAPDPSGNPYLGFAAMMMAGIDGIKNRIEPHAPVDKDLYELPVEEAKSIPQAPTSLEAALVALERDHDFLTEGDVFTEDLIETYTKLKYDREIAPSRLQPTPLEYEMYFDC, from the coding sequence GTGGCATTCCAAGACATCGACGATGTCAAGAAATTTATCAGCGATGAAAACGTCGAGTTTGTCGACGTCCGATTCACCGACGTCCCCGGGACCGAGCACCACTTCTCCATCCCGGCCTCGGCGTTCGACGAAGACGTCATTGAGGAGGGCTTGGCATTCGACGGGTCGTCGATACGCGGCTTTACCACGATCGACGAATCGGACATGACGCTCATGCCCGACCTGGCCACCGCGAAGCTCGACCCCTTCCGCGCCGTCAAGACACTCAACGTGAAGTTCTTTGTCAACGACCCGTTTACCCACGAGCCGTTCTCGCGCGACCCCCGCAACGTCGCCCGCAAGGCCGAGGAGTACCTCGCCTCCACTGGCATCGCCGATACCTGCTTCTTCGGCGCCGAGGCGGAGTTCTACCTGTTCGACTCCGTGCGCTACGAAACCCAGGGGCACACCCAGTTCTTCGAGATCGACTCCGAGGAAGGATGGTGGAACCGCGGCGCGGAGGCCGAGCTCGACGGCTCCCCCAACCTCGGCTACAAGACCCGTCTCAAGGGCGGTTACTTCCCCGTCGCGCCTTACGACAAAACCGTCGACGTGCGCGACGCGATGACGCTGAACCTGGCCAAGGCCGGGTTCGATATCGAACGCTTCCACCACGAGGTGGGCACCGGCGGGCAGCAGGAAATCAACTACAAGTTCAACACCATGTTGCACGCCGCCGACGACCTGCAGGACTTCAAATACATCGTGAAAAACACCGCGACGCAGTTTGGCAAGGTAGCCACCTTCATGCCCAAGCCCATCGCCGGCGACAACGGCTCGGGCATGCACGCCCACCAATCCCTGTGGAAAGACGGGGAGCCGCTGTTCTACGACGAGTCCGGCTACGGCGGGCTCTCCGACATCGCCCGCTACTACATCGGCGGCCTGCTCCACCACGCCCCGGCGGTGCTGGCGTTTACCAACCCGACGCTCAACTCCTACCACCGCCTCGTGCCCGGCTTCGAGGCCCCGATCAACCTCGTCTACTCCCAGCGCAACCGCTCCGCGGCCATCCGCATCCCGATCACCGGAGCCAATCCCAAGGCCAAGCGCATCGAGTTCCGCGCCCCCGATCCCTCCGGAAACCCCTACCTCGGGTTCGCGGCGATGATGATGGCCGGCATCGACGGCATCAAAAACCGCATCGAGCCGCACGCCCCGGTAGACAAGGACCTCTACGAGCTGCCGGTCGAGGAGGCCAAGTCCATCCCGCAGGCACCGACCTCCCTCGAGGCCGCGCTCGTGGCGCTGGAGCGCGACCACGACTTCCTCACCGAGGGCGACGTCTTCACCGAGGACTTGATCGAGACCTACACCAAGCTCAAGTACGACCGCGAGATCGCACCGAGCCGCCTGCAGCCGACCCCGCTGGAGTACGAGATGTACTTCGACTGCTAG
- a CDS encoding 2-dehydropantoate 2-reductase, translated as MKIVIVGAGGVGGYFGGLLALAGHDIGFVARGETLAALNSRGLRLANQDGQRTVTRCIAGERAAEVADRLGGVDVVIVATKALAGNSTFADVDTLSDVPVVTTHNSVEVHFTAADLFGAERVLAGVVRGYMTRTGPAEITLNPGPLSLNFGLMPGVFEAPSALPLVDALRDAGIDSRYFGPDGAVLVDVWSKAMFVATTGVLGAVAGKPLGYLRAKLRPQLRGLMEEVAAVGCASGVPLPASIVEDTLAFCDAQYPEATSSMHRDIAAGMPSELDAQVGALLRVAKRCDVDTPLLGMVHALALAR; from the coding sequence ATGAAGATCGTGATCGTGGGCGCAGGTGGTGTCGGGGGCTATTTCGGGGGTCTGCTCGCGCTGGCGGGTCACGACATCGGCTTCGTCGCGCGCGGGGAGACGCTCGCGGCGCTAAATTCGCGGGGGCTTCGGCTGGCGAACCAGGACGGGCAGCGCACCGTGACGCGGTGTATCGCCGGGGAGCGCGCGGCGGAGGTGGCCGACCGGCTCGGCGGGGTCGACGTCGTCATCGTGGCCACGAAGGCGCTGGCGGGGAATTCGACGTTTGCGGACGTCGATACGCTGTCCGATGTTCCCGTGGTGACCACGCACAACTCCGTCGAGGTGCACTTCACCGCGGCCGACCTCTTTGGCGCCGAGCGAGTGCTCGCCGGCGTTGTGCGCGGGTACATGACGCGCACGGGCCCCGCGGAGATCACCCTCAACCCGGGCCCGCTCTCGCTCAATTTCGGGCTCATGCCCGGGGTTTTCGAGGCGCCTTCCGCGCTGCCGCTTGTCGACGCCCTGCGCGACGCCGGCATCGACTCGCGCTACTTCGGCCCCGACGGGGCCGTGCTTGTCGACGTCTGGTCCAAAGCAATGTTCGTCGCCACCACTGGCGTCTTAGGCGCCGTGGCGGGAAAGCCCCTGGGGTACCTGCGCGCGAAGCTGCGCCCCCAGCTGCGCGGACTCATGGAGGAAGTCGCCGCTGTGGGGTGCGCCAGCGGGGTTCCACTTCCCGCGAGCATCGTCGAGGACACCCTCGCGTTTTGCGACGCCCAGTACCCCGAGGCCACCAGCTCTATGCACCGCGACATCGCAGCAGGGATGCCCAGCGAGCTCGACGCTCAGGTGGGCGCGCTGCTTCGGGTGGCTAAGCGCTGCGACGTGGACACGCCACTGTTGGGCATGGTCCACGCGCTGGCGCTGGCCAGGTAG
- a CDS encoding glycoside hydrolase family 25 protein, which produces MRFGVDISEHQDGLSLGAIEGISFAILRTTDGTYQDRVFRSHLDDALSAGLDVEAYHYLRRPSEGTTIAEQVEASCAVMGAYRAPMWLDCETPAGLSLDDVCLAHSLFTSAGVEVAGIYTTRRWWLLHMLGAPTRRFGALWVASYGADDGEFPGAAAWPGPVGGQAPVMWQYTSRGRVPGYAGFVDVNARR; this is translated from the coding sequence ATGCGTTTCGGCGTCGACATCTCCGAGCACCAAGACGGGCTATCCCTCGGCGCGATCGAGGGCATTTCCTTTGCCATTCTCCGCACGACCGACGGCACCTACCAGGATCGGGTCTTTCGCTCGCACCTCGATGATGCTCTCTCTGCCGGCCTCGACGTGGAGGCGTACCACTACCTGCGTAGACCGTCGGAGGGCACGACAATCGCCGAGCAGGTCGAGGCGTCCTGCGCGGTTATGGGTGCCTACCGCGCGCCCATGTGGCTCGACTGCGAAACACCTGCGGGGCTCTCGCTTGACGACGTCTGCCTCGCCCATTCCCTCTTCACCAGCGCCGGGGTCGAGGTCGCGGGCATCTACACCACCCGGCGTTGGTGGCTCCTCCACATGCTCGGGGCGCCCACCCGGCGGTTCGGTGCGTTGTGGGTTGCATCCTACGGCGCGGATGACGGGGAGTTCCCGGGCGCTGCGGCGTGGCCGGGTCCTGTTGGCGGGCAGGCGCCGGTGATGTGGCAGTACACCTCGCGGGGGCGGGTGCCCGGGTATGCGGGCTTCGTCGACGTCAACGCCCGGCGCTGA
- a CDS encoding NUDIX hydrolase: MPIPEFILRTRAKIGTDLMWIPAVAAIVLRDSTDSSAWAVPEVLLVKRADNGEWTPVTGICDPGEEPHHAAEREILEETRVQARAVALLGVGATGQVTHANGDQATYMSVQLRCEPVDPFAEPAVGDDESVDVGWFPISQMPVTDPKWRLVIADAAAQRRHPADFEPRLGLKKR; the protein is encoded by the coding sequence ATGCCCATCCCCGAGTTTATTCTCCGTACGCGCGCCAAGATCGGAACCGACCTCATGTGGATCCCCGCGGTCGCCGCGATCGTGCTGCGCGACTCGACGGATTCCTCTGCCTGGGCGGTGCCGGAGGTGCTCCTGGTCAAGCGGGCCGATAACGGGGAGTGGACGCCGGTGACCGGGATTTGCGACCCAGGCGAGGAACCGCACCACGCCGCCGAGCGCGAGATTTTGGAGGAAACCCGTGTTCAGGCGCGCGCCGTCGCCCTCCTCGGCGTCGGCGCGACGGGGCAGGTCACGCACGCCAACGGCGATCAGGCGACCTACATGTCCGTGCAGCTGCGGTGCGAGCCGGTCGATCCTTTCGCCGAGCCCGCCGTGGGCGATGACGAATCGGTCGACGTGGGATGGTTTCCCATCTCGCAGATGCCGGTGACAGACCCCAAGTGGCGCCTGGTCATCGCCGATGCCGCTGCCCAGCGGCGCCACCCGGCCGACTTCGAGCCGCGCTTAGGGCTGAAGAAGCGCTGA